In one window of Gossypium hirsutum isolate 1008001.06 chromosome A01, Gossypium_hirsutum_v2.1, whole genome shotgun sequence DNA:
- the LOC107925348 gene encoding tRNA pseudouridine synthase A isoform X1: protein MTGSPTESRPSKILKTQDHNDQDKEDKQLQDLSMSKNPRIQRYLVAIEYIGTRFSGSQEQPNCRTVVGVLEEAFHKFIGQPVSIFCSSRTDAGVHALSNVCHVDVERISKRKPGEVLPPHEPAVVRRAVNHFLQKNEGDISVIDVRCVPNDFHARFKAQERTYFYRLVSGSEPLSTFEKERAWHVPEKLDLYAMQEACKVLVGHHDFSSFRAAGCQANSPIRTLDELHVCEVPATPYFPSITEREQNNSSLKDSLTCSVKPEVGLPINSFSNTEDMVDTNNGKSNLEEFGIRRRHRSYMVTARARSFLYHQVRLLVGVLKCVGTGELMTSDVERILNAKTVTAASPMAPACGLYLGRVKYDLP from the exons ATGACGGGAAGTCCCACTGAATCCAGGCCTTCTAAAATACTTAAAACCCAAGATCACAACGACCAAGATAAAGAAGATAAACAACTACAAGACTTAAGCATGAGCAAAAACCCTAGAATCCAGCGCTATTTAGTAGCTATTGAGTACATCGGAACTCGCTTCTCTGGCTCGCAGGAGCAGCCCAATTGCCGCACAGTCGTTGGCGTATTAGAG GAGGCTTTTCATAAATTTATAGGTCAGCCGGTTTCGATCTTTTGTTCAAGTCGAACT GATGCTGGTGTACATGCCTTATCAAATGTTTGCCATGTAGATGTGGAACGCATAAGCAAAAGAAAGCCTGGTGAAGTG TTACCGCCTCATGAACCAGCTGTTGTTAGAAGAGCTGTGAACCATTTCTTACAG AAGAATGAGGGTGATATTTCAGTGATCGATGTCCGATGTGTTCCAAATGATTTTCATGCAAGATTTAAAGCTCAGGAGCGCAC GTACTTTTACCGCTTGGTTTCTGGCTCTGAACCTTTGTCTACCTTTGAAAAAGAGCGGGCATGGCATGTACCAGAGAAACTAGATCTATATGCAATGCAG GAAGCATGCAAAGTTCTTGTTGGACATCATGATTTTAGTTCCTTCAGGGCAGCAGGTTGCCAG GCAAACTCACCAATCAGAACTTTAGATGAACTCCACGTCTGTGAGGTACCTGCAACTCCTTATTTCCCATCAATCACAGAGAGGGAACAGAATAATTCAAGCTTGAAAGATTCTCTTACATGCTCTGTTAAGCCTGAGGTTGGGCTCCCCATTAATTCATTCTCCAATACTGAAGATATGGTAGACACGAATAATGGTAAAAGTAATCTAGAAGAATTTGGAATAAGGAGGAGGCATCGCAGCTATATGGTAACAGCACGGGCACGCTCCTTTCTTTACCACCAG GTCAGACTGCTTGTTGGTGTTCTCAAATGTGTTGGCACCGGAGAGTTGATGACTTCTGAtg TGGAAAGAATTCTGAATGCAAAAACAGTGACTGCCGCAAGTCCAATGGCCCCTGCATGTGGTTTATACCTTGGACGTGTGAAGTATGACCTACCATGA
- the LOC107925467 gene encoding bromodomain testis-specific protein isoform X2 has protein sequence MKRKRGHKKGNKAKANAAALVAPNEATGNVASVNTDDNSVNDDYESGMEVDTPSSTRTDPAFNVTSVNPDSSVDKAVGKSVGRVKLKLKTSSKVLESDVPSHSDTDKSSPQVGFERQGGVYEKMEDSANSSAEMKMGVSSSVSRKAGSIKIKSSRMLAGSNADKSGNVIGEERESSLQKEAKMPRLGSRYNKQELDSALTVIKKVMKMEAAAPFNEPVNPEALGIPDYFDIIDTPMDFGTICNNLESGDKYMDSEDVFKDVQYIWDNCCKYNNKGDAILDLMRRVKKNFMKYWTAAGLYTEHSKGANGAEGGDVEDSSQGKMQIKSGQSKLKNRKHGRRHKSDCLCAICVLKRRKREREANARMAKGHSGVLDLQQEESSPVGSPYGEDSSLNMDESVDPYADAEVEGEGEKVKGEVSEHQYSRMEERHEEEEDDGEEEEEEDEEENDIKTINKDEGQTKEQSQFRDSLSEERGRKSQPETVDKSSAVVQNQKGIITQNEEESKAVQQQRYKRVNGVHVITGGSRKATKV, from the exons ATGAAACGAAAGAGAGGGCATAAGAAAGGAAATAAAGCTAAAGCCAATGCTGCTGCTTTGGTGGCTCCCAATGAGGCTACTGGCAATGTTGCGAGTGTAAATACTGATGATAATTCTGTTAATGATGATTATGAATCTGGGATGGAAGTTGATACTCCTTCATCTACCAGAACCGATCCGGCATTCAATGTCACCAGCGTAAATCCTGATAGCTCTGTGGATAAGGCCGTTGGTAAGTCCGTTGGTCGTGTTAAGTTGAAGCTCAAGACATCATCAAAAGTGTTGGAATCTGATGTCCCTTCGCATAGTGATACCGATAAGAGTAGTCCACAAGTAGGGTTTGAGAGACAAGGTGGGGTTTATGAGAAAATGGAAGACAGTGCTAATTCATCTGCAGAGATGAAAATGGGTGTTTCTAGTAGCGTGTCAAGGAAAGCTGGAAGTATCAAGATTAAGTCATCTAGGATGTTGGCTGGTTCAAATGCTGATAAGAGTGGTAATGTTATAGGAGAAGAACGTGAGTCTTCTCTCCAGAAAGAAGCAAAGATGCCTCGTTTGGGTTCTCGGTATAATAAGCAAGAATTAGATTCTGCTCTGACG GTGATAAAGAAAGTGATGAAAATGGAAGCAGCTGCTCCCTTCAATGAGCCTGTTAACCCTGAAGCTCTGGGGATACCT GACTATTTTGATATCATAGACACACCAATGGATTTTGGAACTATATGCAACAATCTTGAAAGTGGGGACAAGTACATGGATTCAGAAGATGTGTTTAAGGATGTACAGTACATTTGGGATAATTGTTGCAAGTACAACAACAAAGGTGATGCAATCTTGGACCTAATGAGACGAGTGAAGAAGAATTTCATGAAGTATTGGACAGCAGCAGGATTATACACTGAACATTCAAAAGGAGCAAATG GTGCTGAAGGCGGTGATGTTGAGGATTCCAGCCAGGGGAAAATGCAGATAAAATCTGGTCAATCAAAACTGAAAAATCGAAAACACGG AAGGCGCCATAAAAGTGATTGCTTATGTGCTATTTGCGTCTTGAAGCGACGCAAGAGAGAGCGTGAGGCAAATGCTAGAATGGCTAAAGGTCATTCTGGAGTCCTGGATCTCCAGCAAGAG GAATCTTCACCTGTTGGTAGTCCTTATGGTGAAGATTCATCGTTAAATATGGATGAATCAGTAGACCCATATGCAGATGCTGAGGTGGAAGGTGAAGGAGAAAAGGTGAAAGGGGAGGTGTCTGAGCATCAGTATAGCCGTATGGAGGAGAGGCATGAGGAGGAGGAAGATGATGGggaagaagaggaagaggaggATGAGGAAGAAAATGATATAAAGACTATTAACAAAGATGAAGGTCAAACGAAAGAGCAATCACAGTTCAGAGATAGCTTGTCAGAGGAGCGCGGTAGAAAATCTCAGCCTGAAACAGTGGATAAGTCCAGTGCAGTAGTCCAAAACCAGAAAGGAATTATAACACAAAACGAAGAAGAAAGTAAAGCAGTTCAACAACAGAGATACAAG AGAGTTAATGGTGTTCATGTAATTACAGGAGGCTCAAGAAAGGCAACAAAGGTCTAA
- the LOC107925348 gene encoding tRNA pseudouridine synthase A isoform X2 has protein sequence MTGSPTESRPSKILKTQDHNDQDKEDKQLQDLSMSKNPRIQRYLVAIEYIGTRFSGSQEQPNCRTVVGVLEEAFHKFIGQPVSIFCSSRTDAGVHALSNVCHVDVERISKRKPGEVLPPHEPAVVRRAVNHFLQNEGDISVIDVRCVPNDFHARFKAQERTYFYRLVSGSEPLSTFEKERAWHVPEKLDLYAMQEACKVLVGHHDFSSFRAAGCQANSPIRTLDELHVCEVPATPYFPSITEREQNNSSLKDSLTCSVKPEVGLPINSFSNTEDMVDTNNGKSNLEEFGIRRRHRSYMVTARARSFLYHQVRLLVGVLKCVGTGELMTSDVERILNAKTVTAASPMAPACGLYLGRVKYDLP, from the exons ATGACGGGAAGTCCCACTGAATCCAGGCCTTCTAAAATACTTAAAACCCAAGATCACAACGACCAAGATAAAGAAGATAAACAACTACAAGACTTAAGCATGAGCAAAAACCCTAGAATCCAGCGCTATTTAGTAGCTATTGAGTACATCGGAACTCGCTTCTCTGGCTCGCAGGAGCAGCCCAATTGCCGCACAGTCGTTGGCGTATTAGAG GAGGCTTTTCATAAATTTATAGGTCAGCCGGTTTCGATCTTTTGTTCAAGTCGAACT GATGCTGGTGTACATGCCTTATCAAATGTTTGCCATGTAGATGTGGAACGCATAAGCAAAAGAAAGCCTGGTGAAGTG TTACCGCCTCATGAACCAGCTGTTGTTAGAAGAGCTGTGAACCATTTCTTACAG AATGAGGGTGATATTTCAGTGATCGATGTCCGATGTGTTCCAAATGATTTTCATGCAAGATTTAAAGCTCAGGAGCGCAC GTACTTTTACCGCTTGGTTTCTGGCTCTGAACCTTTGTCTACCTTTGAAAAAGAGCGGGCATGGCATGTACCAGAGAAACTAGATCTATATGCAATGCAG GAAGCATGCAAAGTTCTTGTTGGACATCATGATTTTAGTTCCTTCAGGGCAGCAGGTTGCCAG GCAAACTCACCAATCAGAACTTTAGATGAACTCCACGTCTGTGAGGTACCTGCAACTCCTTATTTCCCATCAATCACAGAGAGGGAACAGAATAATTCAAGCTTGAAAGATTCTCTTACATGCTCTGTTAAGCCTGAGGTTGGGCTCCCCATTAATTCATTCTCCAATACTGAAGATATGGTAGACACGAATAATGGTAAAAGTAATCTAGAAGAATTTGGAATAAGGAGGAGGCATCGCAGCTATATGGTAACAGCACGGGCACGCTCCTTTCTTTACCACCAG GTCAGACTGCTTGTTGGTGTTCTCAAATGTGTTGGCACCGGAGAGTTGATGACTTCTGAtg TGGAAAGAATTCTGAATGCAAAAACAGTGACTGCCGCAAGTCCAATGGCCCCTGCATGTGGTTTATACCTTGGACGTGTGAAGTATGACCTACCATGA
- the LOC107925348 gene encoding tRNA pseudouridine synthase A isoform X3, whose amino-acid sequence MTGSPTESRPSKILKTQDHNDQDKEDKQLQDLSMSKNPRIQRYLVAIEYIGTRFSGSQEQPNCRTVVGVLEEAFHKFIGQPVSIFCSSRTDAGVHALSNVCHVDVERISKRKPGEVLPPHEPAVVRRAVNHFLQKNEGDISVIDVRCVPNDFHARFKAQERTYFYRLVSGSEPLSTFEKERAWHVPEKLDLYAMQEACKVLVGHHDFSSFRAAGCQANSPIRTLDELHVCEVPATPYFPSITEREQNNSSLKDSLTCSVKPEVGLPINSFSNTEDMVDTNNGKSNLEEFGIRRRHRSYMVRLLVGVLKCVGTGELMTSDVERILNAKTVTAASPMAPACGLYLGRVKYDLP is encoded by the exons ATGACGGGAAGTCCCACTGAATCCAGGCCTTCTAAAATACTTAAAACCCAAGATCACAACGACCAAGATAAAGAAGATAAACAACTACAAGACTTAAGCATGAGCAAAAACCCTAGAATCCAGCGCTATTTAGTAGCTATTGAGTACATCGGAACTCGCTTCTCTGGCTCGCAGGAGCAGCCCAATTGCCGCACAGTCGTTGGCGTATTAGAG GAGGCTTTTCATAAATTTATAGGTCAGCCGGTTTCGATCTTTTGTTCAAGTCGAACT GATGCTGGTGTACATGCCTTATCAAATGTTTGCCATGTAGATGTGGAACGCATAAGCAAAAGAAAGCCTGGTGAAGTG TTACCGCCTCATGAACCAGCTGTTGTTAGAAGAGCTGTGAACCATTTCTTACAG AAGAATGAGGGTGATATTTCAGTGATCGATGTCCGATGTGTTCCAAATGATTTTCATGCAAGATTTAAAGCTCAGGAGCGCAC GTACTTTTACCGCTTGGTTTCTGGCTCTGAACCTTTGTCTACCTTTGAAAAAGAGCGGGCATGGCATGTACCAGAGAAACTAGATCTATATGCAATGCAG GAAGCATGCAAAGTTCTTGTTGGACATCATGATTTTAGTTCCTTCAGGGCAGCAGGTTGCCAG GCAAACTCACCAATCAGAACTTTAGATGAACTCCACGTCTGTGAGGTACCTGCAACTCCTTATTTCCCATCAATCACAGAGAGGGAACAGAATAATTCAAGCTTGAAAGATTCTCTTACATGCTCTGTTAAGCCTGAGGTTGGGCTCCCCATTAATTCATTCTCCAATACTGAAGATATGGTAGACACGAATAATGGTAAAAGTAATCTAGAAGAATTTGGAATAAGGAGGAGGCATCGCAGCTATATG GTCAGACTGCTTGTTGGTGTTCTCAAATGTGTTGGCACCGGAGAGTTGATGACTTCTGAtg TGGAAAGAATTCTGAATGCAAAAACAGTGACTGCCGCAAGTCCAATGGCCCCTGCATGTGGTTTATACCTTGGACGTGTGAAGTATGACCTACCATGA
- the LOC107925467 gene encoding bromodomain testis-specific protein isoform X1: protein MKRKRGHKKGNKAKANAAALVAPNEATGNVASVNTDDNSVNDDYESGMEVDTPSSTRTDPAFNVTSVNPDSSVDKAVGKSVGRVKLKLKTSSKVLESDVPSHSDTDKSSPQVGFERQGGVYEKMEDSANSSAEMKMGVSSSVSRKAGSIKIKSSRMLAGSNADKSGNVIGEERESSLQKEAKMPRLGSRYNKQELDSALTVIKKVMKMEAAAPFNEPVNPEALGIPDYFDIIDTPMDFGTICNNLESGDKYMDSEDVFKDVQYIWDNCCKYNNKGDAILDLMRRVKKNFMKYWTAAGLYTEHSKGANGAEGGDVEDSSQGKMQIKSGQSKLKNRKHGRRHKSDCLCAICVLKRRKREREANARMAKGHSGVLDLQQEESSPVGSPYGEDSSLNMDESVDPYADAEVEGEGEKVKGEVSEHQYSRMEERHEEEEDDGEEEEEEDEEENDIKTINKDEGQTKEQSQFRDSLSEERGRKSQPETVDKSSAVVQNQKGIITQNEEESKAVQQQRYKEAQERQQRSKMLESFCFENPMLLKLCGVLFPDNKKSVWSGSHSLVPNRDSQTSLVHSAIESFMK from the exons ATGAAACGAAAGAGAGGGCATAAGAAAGGAAATAAAGCTAAAGCCAATGCTGCTGCTTTGGTGGCTCCCAATGAGGCTACTGGCAATGTTGCGAGTGTAAATACTGATGATAATTCTGTTAATGATGATTATGAATCTGGGATGGAAGTTGATACTCCTTCATCTACCAGAACCGATCCGGCATTCAATGTCACCAGCGTAAATCCTGATAGCTCTGTGGATAAGGCCGTTGGTAAGTCCGTTGGTCGTGTTAAGTTGAAGCTCAAGACATCATCAAAAGTGTTGGAATCTGATGTCCCTTCGCATAGTGATACCGATAAGAGTAGTCCACAAGTAGGGTTTGAGAGACAAGGTGGGGTTTATGAGAAAATGGAAGACAGTGCTAATTCATCTGCAGAGATGAAAATGGGTGTTTCTAGTAGCGTGTCAAGGAAAGCTGGAAGTATCAAGATTAAGTCATCTAGGATGTTGGCTGGTTCAAATGCTGATAAGAGTGGTAATGTTATAGGAGAAGAACGTGAGTCTTCTCTCCAGAAAGAAGCAAAGATGCCTCGTTTGGGTTCTCGGTATAATAAGCAAGAATTAGATTCTGCTCTGACG GTGATAAAGAAAGTGATGAAAATGGAAGCAGCTGCTCCCTTCAATGAGCCTGTTAACCCTGAAGCTCTGGGGATACCT GACTATTTTGATATCATAGACACACCAATGGATTTTGGAACTATATGCAACAATCTTGAAAGTGGGGACAAGTACATGGATTCAGAAGATGTGTTTAAGGATGTACAGTACATTTGGGATAATTGTTGCAAGTACAACAACAAAGGTGATGCAATCTTGGACCTAATGAGACGAGTGAAGAAGAATTTCATGAAGTATTGGACAGCAGCAGGATTATACACTGAACATTCAAAAGGAGCAAATG GTGCTGAAGGCGGTGATGTTGAGGATTCCAGCCAGGGGAAAATGCAGATAAAATCTGGTCAATCAAAACTGAAAAATCGAAAACACGG AAGGCGCCATAAAAGTGATTGCTTATGTGCTATTTGCGTCTTGAAGCGACGCAAGAGAGAGCGTGAGGCAAATGCTAGAATGGCTAAAGGTCATTCTGGAGTCCTGGATCTCCAGCAAGAG GAATCTTCACCTGTTGGTAGTCCTTATGGTGAAGATTCATCGTTAAATATGGATGAATCAGTAGACCCATATGCAGATGCTGAGGTGGAAGGTGAAGGAGAAAAGGTGAAAGGGGAGGTGTCTGAGCATCAGTATAGCCGTATGGAGGAGAGGCATGAGGAGGAGGAAGATGATGGggaagaagaggaagaggaggATGAGGAAGAAAATGATATAAAGACTATTAACAAAGATGAAGGTCAAACGAAAGAGCAATCACAGTTCAGAGATAGCTTGTCAGAGGAGCGCGGTAGAAAATCTCAGCCTGAAACAGTGGATAAGTCCAGTGCAGTAGTCCAAAACCAGAAAGGAATTATAACACAAAACGAAGAAGAAAGTAAAGCAGTTCAACAACAGAGATACAAG GAGGCTCAAGAAAGGCAACAAAGGTCTAAAATGTTGGAGAGCTTCTGCTTCGAGAATCCCATGCTTCTTAAATTATGTGGAGTTCTCTTTCCTGACAATAAGAAGTCTGTTTGGAGTGGCAGTCATTCATTGGTTCCAAATCGGGATTCTCAAACTAGTCTAGTTCATTCAGCTATCGAGTCATTCATGAAGTAG